Proteins co-encoded in one Bacillus sp. FSL H8-0547 genomic window:
- a CDS encoding MBL fold metallo-hydrolase: MKITVVGFWGGFPAVNEASSGYLFESDGFRLLVDCGSAVLSQLQNYAKPEELDAVILSHYHHDHIADVGPLQFARLVGSFMNKSTRTLPIYGHSADAEAFAGLTYKEVSAGKAYNPEEPIQIGPFHIRFMKTKHPVDCYAMRISDGEAEVVYTADSSYREEFVPFSKDADLLLCECNFYGDMDGSSAGHMNSLDAGRLAERASVKELILTHLPHFGTVANLVSEAKTIYKGPVRLAASGLQWTKGN, from the coding sequence ATGAAAATAACGGTTGTTGGTTTTTGGGGAGGATTTCCTGCTGTAAATGAAGCTTCTTCAGGCTATCTGTTTGAATCAGATGGTTTCCGGCTTTTAGTTGACTGCGGAAGCGCGGTTTTATCCCAGCTGCAGAATTACGCAAAACCGGAAGAACTTGATGCGGTGATCCTGTCTCATTATCATCATGATCATATTGCTGATGTAGGGCCGCTGCAATTTGCAAGACTTGTTGGATCCTTTATGAATAAAAGCACCAGGACGCTGCCTATATACGGCCATTCAGCTGATGCAGAAGCATTTGCAGGGCTTACATACAAAGAAGTAAGTGCAGGAAAAGCCTACAATCCGGAAGAACCAATCCAGATTGGACCGTTTCACATCCGTTTTATGAAAACAAAGCATCCGGTAGACTGCTATGCGATGAGGATTTCAGATGGCGAAGCAGAGGTTGTTTACACGGCTGATTCCAGTTACCGGGAAGAATTTGTCCCATTTTCAAAAGATGCAGACCTTCTGCTGTGCGAATGCAATTTTTACGGGGATATGGACGGCTCGTCTGCCGGGCATATGAACAGTCTTGATGCCGGTAGACTTGCTGAGCGTGCCTCGGTAAAAGAATTGATCCTGACGCACCTTCCTCATTTCGGAACCGTGGCAAATCTCGTAAGTGAGGCTAAAACGATCTACAAAGGTCCCGTCCGTCTTGCAGCATCCGGCCTGCAATGGACGAAGGGCAATTAG
- a CDS encoding catalase, which translates to MRDLDKQSKNSKDEQLEAYRVDDKDGNMTTNQGLKVSDDEHSLKAGDRGPTLMEDFHFREKMTHFDHERILERAVHAMGYGAHGYFQVYEPMKEFTMAGFLQDPSVKTPVFVRFSTVAGSKGSADTVRDVRGFAVKFYTEEGNYDLVGNNIPVFFIQDAIKFPDLVHAVKPEPHNEMPQASSAHDTFWDFIANNQESAHMMMWAMSDRAIPRSYRMMEGFGVHTFRFVNEEGKARFVKFHWKPKLGVHSLVWDEAQKLAGKDPDFHRRDLYESIENGDYPEYELGVQMIEEEDEFNFDFDLLDATKLWPEEIVPVKIIGKMTLDRNQDNVFAESEQVAFHPGHVVPGIDFTNDPLLQGRLFSYTDTQITRLGGPNFHEIPINRPVCPFHNNQRDGMHRMTINRGQTAYHQNSLAQNAPRPAAREQGGYVHYQEKVDGRKIRQRSESFKDHFSQAKLFWNSMSEVEKQHMISAFRFELGKVKSKSVQQQVVNMISCIDTRLAGEVAEGIGASVPNEQTESGVTLESPALSQEKTVKVPDTRKVAVLAEDGYDSASLNAFIGKMKETGMMPEVISHTLSPLKSEGGEELEVNHTFLTSDSILFDAFYVAGGQKNKELLLGKKDAAAFLKEGFSHFKPIGAAYEAAEVLEAAGIANGPGVIVAEQTQDPAVFSDAFISAAAEHRHWDREV; encoded by the coding sequence ATGAGAGATTTGGACAAGCAGAGTAAAAACAGCAAGGATGAGCAGCTGGAAGCATACCGGGTTGATGATAAAGACGGGAACATGACGACAAATCAGGGACTTAAGGTTTCAGATGACGAGCACTCTCTTAAGGCAGGCGACCGCGGACCGACCCTGATGGAGGACTTTCATTTCCGGGAAAAGATGACCCATTTCGACCACGAGCGGATTCTGGAGAGGGCTGTCCATGCAATGGGATACGGAGCACACGGGTATTTTCAGGTTTACGAGCCGATGAAAGAATTTACAATGGCGGGATTTTTGCAGGACCCTTCTGTCAAAACACCTGTATTCGTGCGGTTTTCAACGGTGGCGGGCTCTAAGGGGTCTGCAGATACGGTCAGGGATGTCAGGGGATTTGCCGTTAAATTTTATACGGAAGAAGGAAACTATGATCTCGTCGGGAACAATATCCCTGTCTTTTTCATCCAGGATGCGATTAAATTTCCGGATCTCGTCCATGCCGTAAAGCCGGAGCCTCATAACGAAATGCCCCAGGCCTCATCTGCTCATGACACGTTCTGGGACTTCATTGCCAACAATCAGGAATCTGCACACATGATGATGTGGGCGATGTCTGACCGGGCGATTCCCCGCAGCTACCGGATGATGGAAGGGTTTGGCGTACATACTTTCAGGTTTGTCAATGAAGAAGGAAAAGCGCGCTTCGTAAAATTCCACTGGAAACCGAAGCTCGGCGTTCATTCGCTCGTATGGGACGAAGCCCAGAAGCTTGCCGGAAAAGATCCTGATTTTCACAGAAGAGATCTCTACGAATCTATTGAGAACGGTGACTATCCTGAGTACGAGCTTGGGGTTCAGATGATTGAGGAAGAGGACGAATTTAACTTTGATTTTGATCTTCTTGACGCAACAAAACTGTGGCCGGAGGAAATCGTCCCAGTTAAAATCATCGGCAAAATGACGCTCGACCGCAATCAGGATAATGTATTTGCCGAATCTGAGCAGGTTGCGTTCCATCCGGGACACGTAGTGCCGGGCATCGATTTTACAAATGATCCGCTGCTGCAGGGGCGCCTCTTTTCCTATACAGATACACAGATTACAAGACTTGGCGGTCCGAACTTCCATGAGATTCCAATCAATCGTCCTGTCTGTCCGTTTCATAACAATCAGCGGGACGGCATGCACCGCATGACCATAAACCGCGGGCAGACAGCCTATCATCAGAATTCGCTTGCCCAAAACGCTCCGCGTCCTGCCGCGCGCGAGCAAGGCGGATATGTCCACTATCAGGAAAAAGTGGATGGACGGAAGATCCGCCAGCGCAGCGAGAGCTTTAAAGATCATTTCTCACAGGCAAAGCTGTTCTGGAACAGCATGTCAGAAGTGGAAAAGCAGCATATGATCTCTGCCTTCCGCTTTGAGCTCGGCAAAGTAAAAAGCAAAAGCGTTCAGCAGCAGGTCGTCAATATGATCAGCTGCATTGACACCAGACTTGCCGGTGAAGTGGCTGAGGGGATTGGCGCTTCGGTTCCAAATGAGCAAACGGAGTCTGGCGTCACACTTGAGTCACCTGCACTGAGCCAGGAGAAAACGGTCAAAGTTCCCGATACGCGTAAAGTGGCAGTGCTTGCCGAAGACGGCTACGATTCGGCTTCCCTGAACGCTTTTATTGGAAAAATGAAAGAAACAGGCATGATGCCTGAAGTCATCAGCCATACGCTGAGCCCGCTGAAAAGTGAGGGCGGCGAAGAGCTTGAGGTTAATCATACCTTCCTCACAAGTGATTCCATTCTGTTCGACGCTTTTTATGTAGCGGGCGGGCAGAAGAACAAAGAGCTTCTGCTCGGCAAAAAAGACGCCGCAGCATTTCTAAAAGAAGGATTCAGTCACTTTAAGCCAATTGGAGCTGCCTATGAAGCTGCAGAAGTACTTGAAGCAGCGGGAATCGCTAATGGTCCCGGCGTGATTGTAGCAGAACAAACACAAGATCCTGCGGTATTCTCTGATGCATTTATCAGTGCCGCAGCCGAGCACCGTCATTGGGACAGGGAAGTATGA
- a CDS encoding lipoate--protein ligase — MLFIDNKGITDPRINLAIEEYCLKNLDPEQSYLLFYINEPSIIIGKNQNTIEEINTKYVEEQGLHVVRRLSGGGAVYHDLGNLNFSFITKDDGNSFHNFKKFTEPVTRALKRLGVDAELSGRNDILAEGRKISGNAQFSTKGRMFSHGTLLFDSEMENVVSALKVKKDKIESKGIKSIRSRVANISEFLEEKITIEEFRELILRYIFDTDGEIPQYVLTEADWEKIHALSEERYQNWNWNYGKSPSFNLQHSHRFPIGQIDIRLEVKKGKIENCKIFGDFFGVGEVEEIENLLTGLQYDRSSIETALRDTDIKHYFGNIEKEQFIELIY, encoded by the coding sequence ATGCTGTTTATTGATAATAAAGGAATTACAGATCCGAGAATCAATCTGGCAATCGAAGAATATTGCCTGAAAAATCTCGATCCTGAGCAATCGTATTTGCTTTTTTATATTAACGAACCTTCCATTATCATCGGGAAGAATCAAAATACAATAGAAGAAATCAACACAAAGTATGTGGAAGAGCAGGGTCTTCATGTTGTGCGGAGGCTTTCAGGCGGGGGTGCGGTTTATCATGACCTTGGTAACCTGAACTTCAGCTTTATTACAAAAGATGACGGAAACAGCTTTCACAATTTCAAAAAATTCACTGAACCCGTGACGCGCGCATTAAAGCGTCTTGGTGTAGATGCGGAGCTTAGCGGCCGCAATGATATCCTTGCTGAAGGCAGAAAGATTTCAGGAAATGCCCAGTTTTCTACAAAGGGCAGAATGTTCAGCCATGGAACGCTGCTGTTTGATTCGGAAATGGAAAACGTCGTGTCCGCGCTGAAAGTGAAAAAGGACAAGATCGAGTCAAAAGGAATCAAATCCATTCGCAGCCGTGTGGCAAACATCAGCGAATTTCTTGAAGAGAAAATCACGATTGAGGAATTCAGAGAACTGATTCTGCGCTACATCTTCGATACAGACGGCGAAATTCCGCAATACGTTTTAACAGAAGCGGATTGGGAAAAAATCCATGCTCTGTCTGAGGAACGCTATCAGAACTGGAACTGGAACTACGGCAAATCGCCATCCTTTAACCTCCAGCATTCGCACCGCTTTCCGATCGGACAGATTGACATCCGCCTGGAAGTGAAGAAAGGTAAAATCGAAAACTGCAAAATCTTCGGAGACTTCTTCGGGGTAGGTGAAGTTGAAGAGATCGAAAACCTTCTTACCGGCCTGCAATATGACCGTTCTTCCATTGAAACAGCTTTGAGGGACACAGATATCAAGCATTATTTCGGCAATATTGAAAAAGAACAATTTATTGAGCTTATCTATTGA
- the yhfH gene encoding protein YhfH yields the protein MLVKMTEFFKNLPAKKCLECGEKIEEQHECYGNTCDKCMNVGSL from the coding sequence ATGTTAGTTAAAATGACTGAATTTTTCAAAAACCTGCCGGCAAAAAAATGTCTTGAGTGCGGGGAAAAGATTGAAGAGCAGCACGAGTGCTACGGCAATACATGCGATAAGTGCATGAACGTCGGCAGCCTGTAA